Proteins encoded together in one Camelus dromedarius isolate mCamDro1 chromosome 11, mCamDro1.pat, whole genome shotgun sequence window:
- the PA2G4 gene encoding proliferation-associated protein 2G4, with protein sequence MSGEDEQQEQTIAEDLVVTKYKMGGDIANRVLRSLVEASCSGVSVLSLCEKGDAMIMEETGKIFKKEKEMKKGIAFPTSISVNNCVCHFSPLKSDQDYILKEGDLVKIDLGVHVDGFIANVAHTFVVDVALGTQVTGRKADVIKAAHLCAEAALRLVKPGNQNTQVTEAWNKVAHSFNCTPIEGMLSHQLKQHVIDGEKTIIQNPTDQQKKDHEKAEFEVHEVYAVDVLVSSGEGKAKDAGQRTTIYKRDPSKQYGLKMKTSRAFFSEVERRFDAMPFTLRAFEDEKKARMGVVECAKHELLQPFNVLYEKEGEFVAQFKFTVLLMPNGPMRITSGPFEPDLYKSELEVQDAELKALLQSSASRKTQKKKKKKASKTAENATSGETLEENEAGD encoded by the exons atGTCGGGCGAGGACGAGCAGCAGGAGCAAACTATCGCCGAGGACCTCGTCGTGACCAAGTATAAGATGGGGGGCGACATCGCCAACC GGGTCCTTCGGTCTTTGGTGGAAGCATCCTGCTCAGGTGTGTCAGTACTGAGCCTGTGTGAAAAAGGTGATGCCATGATAATGGAAGAGACGGGGaaaattttcaagaaagaaaaagaaatgaagaaag GTATTGCCTTTCCCACCAGCATTTCAGTAAATAACTGTGTATGTCACTTCTCCCCTTTGAAGAGCGACCAGGACTATATTCTCAAGGAAGGTGACTTGGTAAAAAT TGACCTTGGGGTCCACGTGGATGGCTTCATCGCTAATGTGGCTCACACTTTTGTGGTTGATGTAGCTCTG GGGACTCAAGTAACAGGGCGGAAAGCAGATGTCATTAAGGCAGCTCACCTTTGTGCTGAAGCTGCCCTACGCCTGGTTAAACCTGGAAACCAG aACACACAAGTGACAGAAGCCTGGAACAAAGTTGCCCACTCATTTAATTGCACACCAATAGAAG GTATGCTGTCACACCAATTGAAGCAGCATGTCATCGACGGAGAGAAAACCATTATCCAGAATCCCACAGACCAGCAGAA GAAGGACCATGAAAAAGCTGAATTTGAGGTCCATGAAGTATATGCTGTGGATGTTCTTGTCAGCTCTGGAGAGGGCAAG GCTAAGGACGCAGGACAGAGAACCACCATTTACAAACGAGACCCTTCTAAGCAGTATGGcctgaaaatgaaaacttcacGTGCCTTCTTCAGTGAGGTCGAAAGACGTTTTGATGCCATGCCCTTTACTTTAAG AGCATTTGAAGATGAGAAGAAGGCCCGCATGGGTGTGGTGGAGTGCGCCAAACATGAGCTGCTGCAGCCATTTAATGTTCTCTATGAGAAGGAGG GTGAATTTGTTGCCCAGTTTAAATTTACAGTTCTGCTCATGCCCAATGGCCCCATGCGGATAACCAGTGGTCCCTTTGAGCCTGACCTTTATAAGTCCGAGTTGGAGGTCCAGGATGCAGAGCTCAAG GCCCTCCTCCAGAGTTCTGCAAGTCGGaaaacccagaaaaagaaaaaaaagaag GCCTCTAAGACTGCAGAGAATGCCACCAGTGGGGAAACTTTAGAAGAGAATGAAGCTGGGGACTGA